In Aspergillus luchuensis IFO 4308 DNA, chromosome 1, nearly complete sequence, the following are encoded in one genomic region:
- the PRF1 gene encoding tubulin-binding prefolding complex subunit PAC10 (BUSCO:EOG09264UVA;~COG:O;~EggNog:ENOG410PMX5;~InterPro:IPR004127,IPR016655,IPR009053;~PFAM:PF02996;~go_component: GO:0016272 - prefoldin complex [Evidence IEA];~go_process: GO:0006457 - protein folding [Evidence IEA]), with product MADKKTSSVTPPTNPRGIPAAPFVDNVADYVSSRSEVEPTLRSFQEMISKYQFMEVNTQRRAQGLRDKIPDIKKTLEMVRFLKLRRENASASALETNFELNDTLYARATVSPADTEEVYLWLGANVMLAYPIEEAESMLDEKLAAAQKSLANCEEDLEFLREQITTLEVATARVYNWDVVQRRKEKAEGKGDEEGEKAA from the exons ATGGCAGACAAGAAGACTTCCTC AGTAACACCCCCCACCAACCCGCGCGGCATCCCCGCCGCGCCCTTCGTCGACAATGTAGCAGACTACGTATCCTCGCGGAGCGAAGTGGAACCGACGCTACGGTCCTTCCAAGAGATGATCTCGAAGTACCAATTCATGGAAGTCAACACGCAGCGCCGGGCCCAGGGTCTACGCGACAAGATCCCCGACATCAAGAAGACATTGGAGATGGTGCGATTCCTGAAactcagaagagaaaatgcaAGTGCCTCCGCACTCGAAACCAACTTCGAATTGAACGATACATTGTACGCTCGCGCGACCGTCTCCCCCGCCGACACCGAGGAAGTGTATCTCTGGCTCGGAGCGAATGTGATGCTTGCGTACCCGATTGAGGAGGCTGAGAGCATGTTGGATGAGAAGTTGGCTGCGGCGCAGAAGAGTCTGGCCAATTgtgaggaggatttggagttTTTGAGGGAGCAGATCACG aCGCTGGAGGTTGCGACGGCGAGAGTCTATAATTGGGATGTGGTGCAGAgacggaaagaaaaggcTGAAGGTAAgggtgatgaggaaggggagaaggcTGCTTGA